TGAAGTTTTATTTTGGTGAGGTATATTTTGTTTAATTGTTTGAGGAGTAGTATGTGTGGGATGAAGTTTATCCCATTCTTCAAGTGTGTATTCAATTTCTTCATTAGACATGTTAAGTACAGTAATAGTATTTTTGAACAGATTTGTTCGGATGACTTTTAAACTACCTTGATCTGTTTGGTAACGTTTACCAATTTTTGGACTTTGTTTGTTAAATATTTGATAATTTTCTTGTTCATAGCTAAGGCAACAAAGAAGTTTACCACAGCTTCCTGAGATTTTTGAGGGATTTAGAAATACGTTTTGTTCTTTTGCCATTTTTATAGAGACAGGTGAAAAGTCTTTTAAAAATCGTCGGCAACAACAGACTCTGCCGCAATTGCCAATAGCACCAGTAAGTTGTGTTTCATGACGTTCACCAATTTGGCGAAGTTCTATTTTAGCATGATATTCTCTTATAAGATCTTTTATAAGGTCACGGAAATCAATGCGGTTAGGTGCAGTAAA
The sequence above is drawn from the Lawsonia intracellularis PHE/MN1-00 genome and encodes:
- a CDS encoding stage 0 sporulation family protein; this encodes MKRILNTSFRPHGKKDIFFCEDPFIMKGDKVVVELEQGISLTQVVDILQSLPNSIDPLTVPSIIRKATQKDLEQVNKNKEFSKNAFAFCKSCIHEHQLPMKLVDVEITLDQSKYIFYFTAPNRIDFRDLIKDLIREYHAKIELRQIGERHETQLTGAIGNCGRVCCCRRFLKDFSPVSIKMAKEQNVFLNPSKISGSCGKLLCCLSYEQENYQIFNKQSPKIGKRYQTDQGSLKVIRTNLFKNTITVLNMSNEEIEYTLEEWDKLHPTHTTPQTIKQNIPHQNKTSHPSSDFLTLLSDHDTNKIDDNSLDTILTES